TGACCGCGCCGCTCCTGGCGCTTTGGGGGGCCAAGGGAACCGTCGGCCAGCTCTATGACGTGCTCGCCACCTGGCAGGAAAAGGCCACGGATGTGCGCGGGCAGGCTCTGGACTGCGGACATACCCTGCAGGAGGAACGGCCGGAGGATGTGCTGCGCCTCTTGCTGGAATTCCTGGAAGCCTAAGCCTTCAGGGCCTTTGTGGGTGCGCGCGTCCGTGGCGTGGTGCTGGCGCGGTGCAGCAGATGCGTCATGGCCGCGGTGCCGAGCACCGGCACCATCAGGTTGACGATCGGCACCAGGGACAGCGCCGCGAGCACTCCGCCCAAGGCCAGCACAGGGAAACGCAATGCGCGGCGCAGGATGCGCGACTGCTCCACCGACATGCGCCGCTGCGCCACGCCATCGAACAGGCCATAGCCGAGCGAGACGGTGGCAATGGCCCAGAAAGCCAGTGTTCCCAGTGGCGGCATCAAGATCGTCACAGGCAGTACCAGGATGGTTACACCCAGCATCTTCAGGCCCAGCATCAGACCGGCCCAGACCTGCCCGTGCAGGGAAGACCCCTCCGCTGGTGGAAGGCCGGGATAATGGCGGTGCTCCACAGCTTCCGCCACCTCATCCAGGAAGATCCCCGCGATCGCCAGCGCCACGGGCACAAAGAGCCAGATGGCGGAGATCAGAACCAGAAGGCCACCAAGAAGCCCCGCAACTGCCGCGAGCCACCCGCCACCGCCCACCAGAGAGGCCACACCCCAATCCGCGAGCCAAACCAGCCCCGCGAAGGCTAGCACAGCGCCGCCGATGCCTTTCAGCAATGGCCAGCGAAAGGCGGGATCGCCGATCTGCTGGAACGGCAGCAACAGGCTGGCGAAAACGGCGTGCATCGAACCTCCGGCATCAGAATGCCGCAGAGATGGTCCCGCCCAGGCCCCGCTGCCAGTGGCAGCGTCTCAGCGCTGGTTCAGTCCAGCCAGGGAACGATGCACCGTGGACAGCAGCGCGGAGAGCTGTGCCGCATCCATCTGATGCCCGCGCATATAGCCCTCGGCAATGGTGGCCATGGCTGTGAGCAGGACGGACGGGGGCGGGCGCGAAGCAGCATCGGCCTGCGCGGCTGGCGGCGGAGCGGAAACGGCGGGGGAGGGCGGCAGAGCAGCTTCCTCCGCGACCGAAGCCGGTGCTTCCAGCACTGGCGCTTCCCCGGAAATAGGCGGAGCCTTCTCAGCCTCAGCCTCAGCCTCAGCCTCAGCCTCAGCCTCAGCCTCAGCCTCAGCCTCAGCCTCAGCCTCAGCCTCAGCGGCTGGTGTTGGTGCTGGTGCTGGTGGCACGATCTTCTCGCGCCGCTGCATCGCCTCGGCGATCAGCGCCATCAGCGTGCCCGCCGTTTCATAGAAGCCGTCCGCACGCGCCGCCAGATAAGGCTGGCCCCCGATCTGGAAGACGCGGCGTTGCATCGAGAACTGCCGCACCTGCGCCTCGGTAGCCGGGATGAAGCGGCATCCCTGCGCTTCGGCCGTCTCGACTTGTTCGTCCGTCAGCTGCATTGAATTACTTCCTGAAAGGCCGTCGCTATACTCTTAACGCTTTGGAGGGCGCGGTGGTAGCGCCTGCAGGGCAAGGGCGGTGTCCCATGGAAAAGGCTCGGTGATTGCGCCCGCCAGATGCTCGATCAAGGCACGCAGCTTCAGCGGCAGCATCGGGGTTTCCGGATAGACGACATGGATGATGTCGGGCACCGGCACCCAGCCGGGAAGCGACACAGGCATCAGCTGGCCCGCCGCCACTTCTTGTCCCACCATGAAGCTGGGCAGCATGGTCAGCCCCAGCCCCGCCCGCGCGGCGTCCAGCAGCGCCTCCCCGGTGTTGACCGTCAAGCGCCCGCGGACCACGACCGAGCGATGCTCGCCGCCACCCTTTGGCATGAAGCGCCAGATATGGCCGGAGGGAACATTGGCATAACCCAGGCAGGCATGGGTGGAGAGATCCTCCAGCGACTGAGGCAGCCCCACCCGCTCCGCATAGCCGGCCGAGCAGCAGAGCACCCGGTGGCTGGTGCCCAGGCGGCGCGACCGTAACGATGAATCGCCAAGCCGGCCGATCCGCACCGCCAGGTCGTAGCCCCCGGCCAGCAGGTCCACATGCCGGTCATCAAGGTCCAGCGAAATCTCGATCTGCTCATAGCGGCACATGAAGCTGGAGATGGCGGGGCCGAGGCAGCGTGTTCCGAAGCTCATGGGCCCGGCCATGCGGATGCTGCCGCGCAGCGTGCCGGCCTGGGCCGAGATATCCTCCGCCAGGCTGTCCAGCTGCGCCAGCAGGGTGCGGGCGCGGGCATGCAGCAGAGCGCCGGCCTCGGTCGCCGTCATGCGTCGGGGCGCGCGGTGCAGCAGCCGGACGCCCAACTGTGCCTCCAGCGCCGCCACACGTTTGCTGACGACCGACTTCGCCAGCCCCAGCCGCAGTGCCGCGGCGGTCAGGGTGCCGCAATCCACGACTTGCACAAAGGTGGCGAGGTCATCCGCATCGAGCCGCATCGTTCGTGATTAGAGAACGGAGCGTTCCCATTCAAGAGCTTGTTGGCGAACGCCGGAACAGCGAGGTTGTCGACAGCACAAGACCCCGAAAGAACCCGAAATGCCCAAGATCCTTGTCCTGTATTATTCCAGCTACGGCCATATCGAGACCATGGCGAACGCCGTGGCCGAGGGTGCGCTCACCGTGCCCGGTGTAGAGCTGGTGGTGAAGCGTGTGCCGGAGCTGGTGCCGGAGGAGGTGGCCAGGAACGCCCATTTCAAGCTGGACCAGCCCGCCCCGGTCGCGACGGTCAATGAACTGGTCGACTACGACGCCATCATCATCGGTACGCCCACCCGCTACGGCCGTATGCCCAGCCAGATGGCCAACTTCCTCGACCAGACCGGCGGGCTCTGGTTCCAGGACAAGCTGGTGGGCAAGGTCGGCTCGGTCTTCACCTCGACCGCCAGCCAGCACGGCGGGCAGGAAACGACCATCCTCTCCACCATCGTCAATCTGATGCATTTCGGCATGATCATCGTGGGCCTGCCCTATACCGATAAGCGCCTGACGGATGTCTCCGCCGTCTCCGGCGGCACGCCCTATGGCGCCTCCACGATCGCGAATGGCGATGGCTCCCGGCTGCCAACCGAGGCTGAACTGGGTATGGCGCAGAGCCAGGGCCGCCATGTCGCAGAGGTGACCGCCGCGCTGGTCCGTGGCCGCGCGGCCTGACCCAACTGCCAGAGGCCGAAAGGCGCGAAAGGAAGAGCGATGCAGCTCCATGGCATTCACCACCTGACGGCCATCTCGGCCGACGCGCGTGGCAACCACGATTTCTACACCCGCATCCTTGGCATGCGGCTGGTGAAGAAAAGCGTCAACCAGGACGATGTCAGCGCCTACCATCTCTTCTACGCGGATGGGCAGGCGACACCCGGCACCGACCTGACCTTCTTCGACTGGCCGACCTCGCCGGAGCGGCGCGGCACCAACAGCATCACCCGCACGGCGCTGCGGGTGAATGGCGCCGGCGCCCTGGAATACTGGGCCGGGCGCCTGGAGGAGCATCAGGTACCGCATGGCCCGGTGGCCGAGGTGGATGGCCGGCTGGAACTGCCCTTCGAGGATTTCGAGGGGCAGCGGCTGGCCCTGATCGATGATGGCGGCAGCGGCCCGGCGCATCCCTGGGAGCGGAGCCCGGCGCCGGCCGAATGGCAGATTCGCGGCCTCGGCCCCATTACCATGAGTGTCGCGCGGCCCGAGCAGTCCGATGCTTTCGCCACCAAGGTCATGGCGATGCGGCTGGATCATGTGGCCGAAGGTGCCGATGGCGTGACGACACGCGTCTATGCCATGGGGGAGGGCGGTCCGGCCGCGGAGTTGCACATGCGCGTCGAGCCCGGCCTGCCGCACCACCAGCCGGGCGCTGGCAGCGTGCACCACGTCGCCTTCCGCGTGCGGGATGATGAATACGAATACTGGGTCAGGCGCTTTGAAACCCTGGGCCTGCGTTCGAGCGGCCCCGTGGACCGCTATTATTTCCGCAGCCTGTATGTGCGGGAGCCCTCAGGCATCCTCTATGAGATCGCCACGGACGGGCCCGGCTTCGCGACTGACGAGCCGATGGAGGCGCTGGGTGAGCGTCTGGCCCTGCCGCCGTTCCTGGAGCCGCGCCGGGCGGAGATCGAGCGGGGGCTGAAGCCTATCCAGGCTTGATCGCGGCCAGCCCGGCTGGCGTGCATTTCCGCTCAGGGTGAATAAGGGGCGGCACCCGGCGGGGCATGTCTGCGTCGCCGGGTGCCGCGCCCTCCGGAACCTGGCGGCCGAGGCTGTGGAAGCGGCCGCGCCGTCCTACTTCTTGACCCCGATATTCACGGGCCCCTTGGTGGACTCGCCGTTCACGCCCAGGCCAGTATTGGGGCCATTGCCGGCGCCGCCGCCTTTGTAGTCCTTATTGGGATCAAGGCCCTTGGCATCCGGGTCGTTCTGATCCTCTAGAATGTCGTGCGAGCCGACGCTGTCCGGCCGGCCGCTGGAAGGGCCGCGGCCCCAGTTCTTCAGGCCTTCATATGTAGCGTCTTTGGACATGGGTGGTCCTCCTCCTTCCATAAACCCGCCTGGGGACGGAGGAGTTGCGGCATGGATGGCCCGGGGTGACCGGCGAGGCCATGGAAGAGGCACCTCGCCTTCGTGATCACCAGGGCAGGCGCATGAAATTGGCGGCCCCTGAGGCGCGGGAGATCAACGCCCGCATATCCGGGTTACTGTGTCCGCACTCATCCGTCAGCGCGTCCATGGGGCAGAAGTATTCATGGGCCTGCGGCATCTGTGTCCGGGCGAAGCCGTCATACTGACGTGGCTTCAGGCCGTAGAGCACCCGTACGTCCCGCACCGGCAGGACCAGCGGCGCCTGTGGCTCCTCCTTGAGCAGCCGGATCATCTTCCAGCGGGGCAGCGCCCGTCCTGCTCCTCCCTGCTCCGGCATGACAGTGGCGTTGAGCCAGGGCACCGGGCAGACCGCCAGCAACGATATGGTGGAAGGCGCGAAGCGGGAGCGTTTGTCGAGCAGGTTCTGCAGTGTTGAACAGGCCTCGATGCAGAGGATGTCGCAATAGGCGTCGCCGGGGTCGGGGCTGAAATGTAACCAGAGCCCGTCCGGCATGGTCCGCAGGCGGTGCGAGCCAGGCAGGCGCAGGAAAGGCTGGAGGGTGGAATCCGGCTCTCCCGGACGGGCTCGCAGCCATACACCCCGTTGCTTCGGCGTATCGAGGGCACCTGGCGGGCGTTGGGGCCAGTTGCGGAGACGACGGCGCACGAGGTCATCGAGCGAGCGATAGGTGAGTTCCGGCCTGTCGATCTCAACCATGGGATGAATATCGCCCCTAGAATATAACTTTAACGACATGAACATAATCGCGTGTTTGTGATCAAGGGGGCTCAATCAAATTTTTGCGGCTACGTAATCGAGCGCCTCATGATGATGGATCAGAACTTCCGTTCATCAGTCAGTATCATACGTATTTACAAAGACTTGTATTATTTTCCTAAGGTAGTGTCCCATCATCAGGATGATCCGAAAATAAAACCCCGCCAAGCTTGCGCCGGGCGGGGTCCGAAAGCCGGGATGTTCTTGCGAACCGCCGGCGAGGCCTTAACGGGAGGCGGGATAGTCCCGCGCCTCGGCGCCCAGATAGATCTGGCGCGGGCGGCCGATGCGCTGGGACGGGTCCTCGATCATCTCCTTCCACTGGCTCACCCAGCCCACGGTGCGCGCCACCGCGAAGAGCACGGTGAACATGTGGGTCGGGATGCCCATCGCCTTCAGGATGATGCCGGAATAGAAGTCCACATTCGGGTAGAGCTTGCGGCTGACGAAATAATCGTCCTCCAGCGCGATCTTCTCCAGCGCCATGGCGAGGTCGAGCAGCGGCTCGTCCTTGATGCCCAGCTCGCTCAGAACCTCGTGGCAGGTCGCCTGCATGATCTTCGCGCGCGGGTCGAAGTTCTTGTAGACGCGGTGCCCGAAGCCCATCAGCTTCACGCCGCTGTTCTTGTCCTTCACCTTCTCGATGAAGGCCGGGATGTTGTCGACGCTGCCGATTTCGCCAAGCATCTTCAGCACCGCCTCATTGGCGCCGCCATGCGCGGGACCCCAGAGCGCGGCGATGCCGGCGGCGACGCAGGCGAAGGGATTGGCGCCGGTCGAGCCCGCCAGGCGCACCGTGGAGGTGGAGGCATTCTGCTCGTGGTCCGCATGCAGGACCAGGATGCGGTCCATGGCGCGGGAGAGGACGGGGTTCGGCTTCCATTCCTCCGCCGGCACGGCGTTCAGCATGTACAGGAAGTTCTCAGCGTAGCTGAGATCGTTCCGCGGGTACATGAAGGGCTGGCCGATAGAATACTTGTAGGCCCAGGCGGCGATGGTCGGCACCTTGGCGATCAGGCGGAAGGCGCTGATCTCGCGCTGCGCCGGGTCGTTGATGTCCAGGCTGTCATGGTAGAAAGCCGACAGGGCGCCGACGACACCGCAGAGGATCGCCATCGGGTGTGCGTCGCGGCGGAAGCCGTCGAAGAAGCGGCGCAGCTGCTCATGCACCATGGTGTGCATGGTGACGCCGTGCTGGAATACCTTCATCTGCTCCGGCGTCGGCAACTCGCCGTTGAGCAGCAGGTAGGAAACCTCGAGGAAGTTGCTTTTCTCGGCCAGCTGCTCGATCGGGTAGCCGCGATAGAGCAGAACACCTTCGTCACCATCGATATAGGTGATGTTGCTTTCGCAGGCCGCCGTGCCGCCGTAGCCGGGATCGAAGGTGAAGACGCCGAGATCGCTGTAGAGCTTGCGGATGTCGAAGACATCCGGGCCGATGGTCCCGTGGATCAGCGGAAGGGTCGTGCTTTTGCCGGATCCATCTAGGGTGACTGTGACGGTGCCTTTTGCCGAGTTGCTCATGGCGTCTTCCTCTGGGGGGGCGGTGCCGCGTAGGGCGACGCCGCTATGATGCAGCGCAAGATAGGCAACGCTTCATGGGATTGTAAATCCGGCCCGGAGGCTCGGAATAGTGGTCCGGGCGCGGCGTGGCCGGGCAGCGCTTGAGGTGCCAAATTCAGCGCCTTTGTCGCCAGGCCTCCGGCGCACCCGACAGGTTTGACCACAGGCCCTGGCCACCTTGCCGCGCGGCTGCTTCCAGCGGCGCCAGTGTTTCATTCTCCGCAAGAGCCCAGCCGGAGGAAACCAGCGCAGCGTTGAGCGTCACATCACCCGTCTGACAGATGCCCGTGGCCCGGCCGAAGCGGTCGCGCCCGCGCAGATGGCAGGTCAGGTCACGCCCCTGCACCAGCCGCGCCAGCGCCTGCGCCGCCATGGCGCCGCAGTCGAAACCGGCGCCCTGGGCGGTCCGGCAGGTCTGTCCCCGCTCAGGGGAAAGCAGGCCGGAAAGGCGTATCACGCGGTCGTCCAGCCGGAGGGTGTCGCCATCCACCACGCGCACACTGGCGGCCGGAACGGTCCAGTCCTGCTCGGCGGGGGCAGAGCCGAAGAGGTTGGTGGGAAGCCCCAGACCGACCAGCGCGAGGCCGGCGAAAGAGACGGCGGCGCCAATCAGCACGGCCCTCCATCGGCTGGGGGGAGAATACGCAGAACGAAAAATTCGACGACGGTGCAACACGCTGCGGAGCGTTAGACCAGGGCCGGAGGCTGTTCAAGCAGGGAGTTGTAAGGTTGAGCCTCAGCTGTCCCAAAACCGCGAAATGCCCTGCATCCGGCCCCATGCCGCCAGTGCCTTGGAACGCGCACCTGCCCCTTTGGCCAGGGCAAAGCCTTCCGCCAAGCCGATGGCCCAGGAGCCCGCGCCGTGTCGCCCCGCCAACCCCGCGACCAGAGCGCGGGCGACATGCGTGTCATTCGCCAGCCCCAGGGCCTCCTGCACGGCGGAGAGCCGCTTGATGAAGCGCCGACTCGTCTTGCCCGGCCAGAGCGGGGCGAAAAGCTCGGCGGCATAACGAAGACGCTTCGCCTCCAGCCGCAGTTCGTGCAGGCCCTCCGCATCCAGCGACTCGATTTTCTCGCCGCGCCGGCGCAGCCGCCGCCAGCGGCGCGAAAGGGTGGCGGCCGCGAAGGGGCGCAGCTTCGTGTCGTGGTCGGGCGGCGCGTCGCTGCCCCATTCCCGCAACACGGACAGCCGGGCAGCGGCCCAGATCAACTGGCGGAAGCCGGGTCCGGTCAGCATCTCCCGCAGGGCCGCATAGGCGGCCTGACGCCGGGCGCGGGCCTTGCGGAGCAGGGCCCCCAGCCGCCGGTCATCAGGGCCGATGGCGGCCTCCAGCTCGGCACCGAGGTTCATCAGGAAGACATCCAGGTCGCGAGCCTCGCCCATGGCCTGGGCAAGGTCGCGCAGCATGGCGTCCAGCGCCCGCAGCGCCGTGCCGTCGAGCGCCGGACGGAACTGCTTCAGGCAGGAGCGCAGCCGGCGGGTCGCGACACGGGACTGGTGCACCCCTTCATGACTGTCCTCCGGTAGCAGCCGGCTGGACTGCGCCAGCAGCACCTCGGTCAGATGCGCGATGGCGAGGCTGAGCGCCTCCTCCACCGTCTCGGCCGTGTGGAGATCCGGCGGACCCTGGCGGCGGGGGCGGGGGCGCTCCTGGCGGGAGAGGGCGCGGGCCGTCTCCGCCAGTCCGGCGACGGCGGGCAGCACCGGCAGGTCCCGCGCCAGGGCGCTGCCCAGCGAGAGTACCTCCGCCGCCGGGCCACTCAGTACCAGGCGCGCCACGGGGGCTTCGGCCGCCACGCAGCGCAGATTGCCATGGCGCAGCACCAGCCGCACCCCGCCGCATTCGGCCTCCACCCGCCGGCCCTCGAAAGCGGCCAGCGGCAGCAGCACCTCGCCATCCGTCGAGCCCGGCGCCGCCCCTACCACATCCTCTGCCAGCAGCACTGGCGCCGCGCCGGGTGGGGAGAAGCCTGGCGGGGGAAGCACCAGAAGATGCCTGCGCGGTCCCTTGCCCGGTGCTTCCACCGTCTGGCCCAGCCGCGCCAGGCGGCCTTCGGCGCTATCCAGCCAGACGCAGTCGCCGGCCGTGCCGCGTGCGCGCAGGCCCGGACAGTCCGCCAGGGCCGGATGGCGGAGGAGCTGCGGCAGAACCTCCGGCGGCAGCTCCAGTTCCAGTTCCAGTGGCGGTTCTGGTGATGGCTCTGGCGGCGGGGCCGGTGGTTGCGGGGCTGCGGGGGCGGGCATTTCGGGTATGGCGGCCGGGTCGCTCATGCCACGGGCCTCATACCGCCATCTCCGGCAGGTCGTTCGGTGCGATGAACCGGATCAGCCGCGCCTCGCCCTGGGTCAACGCCTGCCAGGGGCCGGCGAGGTTGAACTCGGCCAGCGCGGCGGTGGGGTAGCTCCCTGCCAGCCGGCGGGTGCCGGGC
This genomic window from Roseomonas marmotae contains:
- a CDS encoding CHAD domain-containing protein, with translation MSDPAAIPEMPAPAAPQPPAPPPEPSPEPPLELELELPPEVLPQLLRHPALADCPGLRARGTAGDCVWLDSAEGRLARLGQTVEAPGKGPRRHLLVLPPPGFSPPGAAPVLLAEDVVGAAPGSTDGEVLLPLAAFEGRRVEAECGGVRLVLRHGNLRCVAAEAPVARLVLSGPAAEVLSLGSALARDLPVLPAVAGLAETARALSRQERPRPRRQGPPDLHTAETVEEALSLAIAHLTEVLLAQSSRLLPEDSHEGVHQSRVATRRLRSCLKQFRPALDGTALRALDAMLRDLAQAMGEARDLDVFLMNLGAELEAAIGPDDRRLGALLRKARARRQAAYAALREMLTGPGFRQLIWAAARLSVLREWGSDAPPDHDTKLRPFAAATLSRRWRRLRRRGEKIESLDAEGLHELRLEAKRLRYAAELFAPLWPGKTSRRFIKRLSAVQEALGLANDTHVARALVAGLAGRHGAGSWAIGLAEGFALAKGAGARSKALAAWGRMQGISRFWDS
- a CDS encoding ring-cleaving dioxygenase; the encoded protein is MQLHGIHHLTAISADARGNHDFYTRILGMRLVKKSVNQDDVSAYHLFYADGQATPGTDLTFFDWPTSPERRGTNSITRTALRVNGAGALEYWAGRLEEHQVPHGPVAEVDGRLELPFEDFEGQRLALIDDGGSGPAHPWERSPAPAEWQIRGLGPITMSVARPEQSDAFATKVMAMRLDHVAEGADGVTTRVYAMGEGGPAAELHMRVEPGLPHHQPGAGSVHHVAFRVRDDEYEYWVRRFETLGLRSSGPVDRYYFRSLYVREPSGILYEIATDGPGFATDEPMEALGERLALPPFLEPRRAEIERGLKPIQA
- a CDS encoding EI24 domain-containing protein codes for the protein MHAVFASLLLPFQQIGDPAFRWPLLKGIGGAVLAFAGLVWLADWGVASLVGGGGWLAAVAGLLGGLLVLISAIWLFVPVALAIAGIFLDEVAEAVEHRHYPGLPPAEGSSLHGQVWAGLMLGLKMLGVTILVLPVTILMPPLGTLAFWAIATVSLGYGLFDGVAQRRMSVEQSRILRRALRFPVLALGGVLAALSLVPIVNLMVPVLGTAAMTHLLHRASTTPRTRAPTKALKA
- the wrbA gene encoding NAD(P)H:quinone oxidoreductase; this encodes MPKILVLYYSSYGHIETMANAVAEGALTVPGVELVVKRVPELVPEEVARNAHFKLDQPAPVATVNELVDYDAIIIGTPTRYGRMPSQMANFLDQTGGLWFQDKLVGKVGSVFTSTASQHGGQETTILSTIVNLMHFGMIIVGLPYTDKRLTDVSAVSGGTPYGASTIANGDGSRLPTEAELGMAQSQGRHVAEVTAALVRGRAA
- a CDS encoding LysR family transcriptional regulator, translating into MRLDADDLATFVQVVDCGTLTAAALRLGLAKSVVSKRVAALEAQLGVRLLHRAPRRMTATEAGALLHARARTLLAQLDSLAEDISAQAGTLRGSIRMAGPMSFGTRCLGPAISSFMCRYEQIEISLDLDDRHVDLLAGGYDLAVRIGRLGDSSLRSRRLGTSHRVLCCSAGYAERVGLPQSLEDLSTHACLGYANVPSGHIWRFMPKGGGEHRSVVVRGRLTVNTGEALLDAARAGLGLTMLPSFMVGQEVAAGQLMPVSLPGWVPVPDIIHVVYPETPMLPLKLRALIEHLAGAITEPFPWDTALALQALPPRPPKR
- a CDS encoding thermonuclease family protein; the protein is MLIGAAVSFAGLALVGLGLPTNLFGSAPAEQDWTVPAASVRVVDGDTLRLDDRVIRLSGLLSPERGQTCRTAQGAGFDCGAMAAQALARLVQGRDLTCHLRGRDRFGRATGICQTGDVTLNAALVSSGWALAENETLAPLEAAARQGGQGLWSNLSGAPEAWRQRR
- the gltA gene encoding citrate synthase, translated to MSNSAKGTVTVTLDGSGKSTTLPLIHGTIGPDVFDIRKLYSDLGVFTFDPGYGGTAACESNITYIDGDEGVLLYRGYPIEQLAEKSNFLEVSYLLLNGELPTPEQMKVFQHGVTMHTMVHEQLRRFFDGFRRDAHPMAILCGVVGALSAFYHDSLDINDPAQREISAFRLIAKVPTIAAWAYKYSIGQPFMYPRNDLSYAENFLYMLNAVPAEEWKPNPVLSRAMDRILVLHADHEQNASTSTVRLAGSTGANPFACVAAGIAALWGPAHGGANEAVLKMLGEIGSVDNIPAFIEKVKDKNSGVKLMGFGHRVYKNFDPRAKIMQATCHEVLSELGIKDEPLLDLAMALEKIALEDDYFVSRKLYPNVDFYSGIILKAMGIPTHMFTVLFAVARTVGWVSQWKEMIEDPSQRIGRPRQIYLGAEARDYPASR